A DNA window from Plasmodium brasilianum strain Bolivian I chromosome 12, whole genome shotgun sequence contains the following coding sequences:
- a CDS encoding hypothetical protein (conserved Plasmodium protein), which produces MCTSIRSNLKNVKNSEESHLFARNNILQFLNNNNDIPSKNKESNEILNEKDYFMNSLRTRENICMPQYSSDTNTCFKRYFLEPNNVFTSYSENYSSSTKFMDEPACNKFKSNII; this is translated from the coding sequence ATGTGTACATCAATCCGAagtaatttgaaaaatgttaAGAATAGCGAAGAGAGCCATTTGTTTGCGAGAAATAATATCCTACAGTTTctaaacaataataatgatattccCTCAAAGAATAAAGAAAGCAATGAAATACTAAACGAAAAAGATTATTTCATGAATTCTTTACGAACAagagaaaatatatgtatgccgCAATATTCAAGTGATACAAATACATGTTTcaaaagatattttttagaaCCAAATAATGTATTTACATCCTACAGTGAGAACTATTCCTCAAGCACGAAATTTATGGACGAACCTGCgtgtaataaatttaaaagtaacattatttaa
- a CDS encoding hypothetical protein (conserved Plasmodium protein), whose product MLIQKCFTLVPTEDKNLESLVNELAESKKSIRKIQNCGTQEKSGDDSFYKDDIHKIKKTTAVKIFSEDLYDKDNECNIKDNKQDINAEAPIAKHKNENAFCCNEVFYDYNLIFRNNKLGLSNIRENTLFQRIFKSIEEENIKNKNEKLRKKNNKLKSINAELNNQKEYGKSKNFNDENADHLTESVIQLKKVLNDKRKIDSSLKINENVYSKDVPFSSISGDSEKFHKTPSICEYEKLKNYFPFNNQNYEEEWEKKKKNQMDMENKKVKEKEKKEKATEKVKEDNVVEKVKYDKVVEKARNDNVIEKVKKGKELEKRTEQNYSNGQDNEHYKRVHKNEGAHENGSNKSLKHRKILSKREKILSKKGGINRSSSKTISRSTNSSNINPNNDYCIHSCSSNYGGESCTSCINYNSAPRNVKINKEMAYERVQKDKAYRKSHKDKTTKERKSNLKRKNETFTLRNECNNIPTDNTLNSVTFNKKRETKNSVNIIKSLSNKSDNGVLHNFYNSSNNKFLFLFLKKKRKKLNLQLLVQAKYKGTKNIEKYIRIPKYTLYRNNKIIRNSMRNIYLNKVKKQRNKSSQNKFVKYSMHSSSANFKDGNISGEQVRIIRSMLKDFHTHDSNNYDEHYDNHYANNYDSNYRNNYNIKYTKGNSDNNKRNGSYYHNDDCINRDNINSNITYRNRNRNKNSSRNNQDTEKSTLYTGKGQNDFMHNNNTNVNRLAKKDDLDEKLCKKKVDKNMLKNKGNNGDEKMGNLLDELETYMNLCPTGCKGASKANGEQTGTDCKEAGKQIHDRNIFHLNNDTHTDSRDSVKFLRWDNKQKEIKEKKELMVNMLSFYNKYKHKLKFMLLEEYHYLKYMRSCINKNIYNTFKNKDMSEGNHIKDKFKMDITLINELLYQLNRSCVSHKSELHNSDDEDGSFFLFSHDCDSNNVKNKKNLIIDLYSNHIDFIDVYIQTEKRIKRIEKYLNVVETNYVEKRNNILGTNEDVPMKSKSGDFTEKQYKNDNKENSAKKEGCPFYYIDQTNLQVGGEEIGIKNMEKISEAKEVENKEHVYNMSKLINCTEKEKGITSSTSKKIRVKVKRNNNFRNSYLRENYFRNDCKPLLVVKLSKYFLCYTANMGIKHKRNSDNLLYNLKKYAAHYIPSSDKKNRYIKKYFRYFSYKKGLFLFEKNKYLYSILSGNKKRDFISKKFGNASELVNNRLSYERVHKLDQRKNIKSLKSVSDNINARINNCFLQNTEYDRDNTMEKLSHCNIEKNINHFPTMNKGYNISYINSNIIRRSASPIGERTSGDDIASFNGKERDNKSENFIANNENVNFVSSNISTNKKSYIDLLYSKMSRKNCTSGERIKKEFMKNKEANSNIPNNIDKKMEYTKNEIYDNKNDDNIMDKSLNNVNSYLSSSKLLKGNIKYENLHRNNKEGKTFENSCDLIKSLDLKNNHVVADNNIYQTNNKFRAQDRKVNNNLDILQNDANFSQPFKNEYFINSSNLAQTNKNSNSNNNDNSNDNSNDSSNDNNNYNDNNNDNSNDNNNHNYFKFSDKNTNKCDTSNSLKLLKQLDYKYASRKNKCKKGNAGFNAARNGEYNAARNGEYNAACNGEYNAACNGEYNAARNGEYNAARNGEYNAARNGEHNEARNGESITSLNGEDNAAQNEYFFILHENNYNTINHVDRSKNRYELNCSYEKIVNTLCNSGSRLLRSNSYNDMHTILMSKFDKSLQVDKVKEDIEIKKNASKLYMDSFNEKYQQKKNISRRYSRDIKRNRNLSITFTQLENEVRATNKDVIPHHMNNDVNETKREKFTKFVHKKFHANELTNISKDSAGKRGKYDINICNSSRRSSKNNSHNNSRSRNSSKEGRKNQSNNPGRNRTKLKKKSTNGISPFNGDKNEKSASPFNGDKNEKSASFFNGGKNEKNISYFNDVKSEGDTAKYMNIFGKDVKEYPSDKKFQVYGAQNEVKAQCIQRSKNNMVRIKEKTFRDENCSHLKINNNELTSLDLLNCNYKELYNNCVNLNFIKNENYNNNQGDQISTSDTIINEGNNNLHNNSVKKRSENNFFIEQNDKLKKCDLTPKKYINSINSLSEIKKKNDFNAITNIVNNEKKIECIMYRHTKETIPRNGIAYYNDNDDDDDNSVDSDGDSNDCFNNEKHGKLLINELVKKETDFNFLEKCSENSRTHNSDNETINKSNENLYNSFYNSNNNLSQGFHFMHENYITNEKDNFYRSPKNIINTKKLDQIIEKIRRWNKRIVNNNNYVQCMFCDKYLFKLKSYKGDEYSYDDDNYGDDSYVYDIFNTSENDNMKKEIYTCAICKHKIKVLNKYNYHNITPKNDVDIKRECFEDQLEESKERISNNKEEKIINLQSNQFDDLSYVNYSTDNLFTKSNFKEESINSNIFFKNIKNNSKNVNKCFHYKNSSDPFKNNIYGDLENCEHCDNLDNVKFLISNRKLCSFDNSSIKSFLFDFKNAYTSNYSDVSKISTMSKGSILNEKEENNQKFHNIRYPYCIKANTGTNSDNRKKNFAYFINATEFKNKSCSNENVACNSSTNFFLRTINKNFSYDINMLRVRNMNNIPFFIKKNNKNWNSYNYYKTPTLNDTINTYGTNIFYDKTNTNEQNKINIEKMGKMFFHNHPLNKETGKKQTNEYHQISTTNIRTCEHTYETNPQIKNKNDNIGDIKKLSKNNQKENVNGVIKRSNNVEKRKKRIQLEEANKKKLQETEKDKEKKIRKKNDYFTNPSINLFDYLNDEE is encoded by the exons ATGCTCATACAGAAATGTTTTACGCTAGTACCCACGgaagataaaaatttagaaag tCTAGTAAACGAGTTAGCTGAATCCAAAAAGAGCATTAGGAAAATACAGAATTGTGGGACACAAGAAAAGAGTGGTGATGATTCATTTTACAAAGAtgatattcataaaataaaaaaaacaacagCTGTTAAAATCTTTAGTGAAGATTTATATGATAAAGATAATGAATGCaatataaaagataacaAACAGGACATAAATGCTGAAGCGCCTATAgcaaaacataaaaatgagAATGCCTTTTGCTGTAATGAAGTTTTTTATGATTACAACTTGATCTTtcgtaataataaattaggATTGTCTAATATTAGAGAAAATACCCTATTtcaaagaatatttaaaagtattgaagaggaaaatataaaaaacaaaaatgaaaaattaagaaaaaaaaataataaattgaaaagtataaatgctgaattaaataatcaaaaagaatatggaaaaagcaaaaattttaatgatgaaaatgcAGACCATTTAACAGAATCAGTTATTCAACTGAAAAAAGTTTTGaatgataaaagaaaaatagattcatctttaaaaattaatgaaaatgtttATTCGAAGGACGTTCCATTTTCTTCCATTTCTGGTGATAGTGAGAAATTCCACAAAACGCCAAGTATTTgtgaatatgaaaaattaaaaaattattttccgTTCAATAATCAAAACTACGAGGAggaatgggaaaaaaaaaaaaagaaccaAATGGATATGGAGAATaagaaagtaaaagaaaaggaaaaaaaggaaaaggcaACAGAAAAGGTAAAAGAGGACAACGTAGTCGAAAAGGTAAAATACGACAAAGTAGTCGAAAAGGCAAGAAACGACAATGTAATAGAGAAggtaaaaaagggaaaagaaCTAGAAAAGAGGACTGAACAGAATTATAGCAATGGACAGGATAATGAACACTACAAAAGagtacataaaaatgaaggTGCGCACGAAAACGGTTCAAATAAAAGCCTTAAGCACAGAAAAATACTTAGTAAAAGGGAGAAAATATTATCCAAAAAGGGAGGTATCAATAGAAGCAGTAGTAAAACCATCAGTAGAAGCACTAATAGCAGTAATATAAATCCAAATAACGATTATTGCATACACTCCTGCAGTAGTAATTATGGTGGAGAAAGCTGTACTTCTTGCATAAATTACAATAGTGCTCCTAGAAacgttaaaataaataaagaaatggCATACGAACGCGTGCAGAAAGACAAAGCATACAGAAAGAGTCATAAAGATAAAACTACAAAAGAGAGAAaatcaaatttaaaaagaaagaacGAAACTTTTACTCTTAGAAATGAATGCAACAATATTCCTACGGATAACACGTTAAACAGTGttacttttaataaaaaaagggaaacaaaaaatagtGTTAACATAATAAAGTCATTAAGTAATAAGTCGGATAATGGCGTTctgcataatttttataactcatcaaataataaattcctgtttttatttttaaagaaaaaaagaaaaaaattgaatttgCAACTGCTAGTGcaagcaaaatataaaggaacaaaaaatatagaaaaatatataagaataccaaaatatacattatatagaaataataaaatcataAGAAATAGTATGCGTAATATATACcttaataaagtaaaaaagcaACGCAATAAGTCTTCACAgaataaatttgttaaataCAGCATGCATTCTAGTTCAGCAAATTTTAAGGACGGGAATATTTCAGGCGAACAGGTGCGTATCATTCGTTCTATGTTAAAGGATTTTCATACCCATGATTCTAATAATTATGACGAACATTATGACAATCATTATGCTAATAATTATGATAGTAATTATCgtaataattacaatattaAGTACACTAAAGGTAACAGCGATAATAACAAACGTAACGGAAGCTATTATCACAATGATGATTGCATCAACAGAGATAACATTAACTCGAACATCACATACAGAAACAGAAACAGAAACAAAAACAGCAGCAGGAATAATCAGGACACTGAAAAGAGTACCCTATATACAGGTAAAGGTCAAAATGATTTTATGCACAATAACAATACAAATGTGAACCGACTGGCGAAAAAAGACGATTTGgatgaaaaattatgtaaaaagaaagttgacaaaaatatgcttaaaaataaaggaaataatGGAGATGAAAAAATGGGGAATTTACTGGATGAACTTGAAACATATATGAACTTATGTCCTACCGGATGCAAAGGGGCAAGTAAAGCAAACGGTGAACAAACAGGTACAGACTGTAAAGAAGCAGGTAAACAAATACATGacagaaatatttttcacttGAATAACGATACTCACACGGACAGTAGGGATAGCGTTAAATTCCTCAGATGGGATAACAAGCAGAAGGAAATTAAGGAGAAGAAAGAATTGATGGTGAATATGCtatcattttataataaatataaacataaactGAAATTTATGTTGCTTGAGGAGtatcattatttaaagtACATGAGAAgttgtattaataaaaatatttataatacgtttaaaaataaagatatgtCTGAAGGAAACCATATTAAGGACAAGTTTAAAATGGATATAACTCTAATAAATGAACTTTTATATCAACTTAATAGAAGTTGTGTATCTCACAAAAGTGAATTACATAATTCAGATGATGAAGATGgtagtttttttttgttttctcaTGATTGTGATAGTAATAacgtgaaaaataaaaaaaatttaattattgaCTTATATTCTAATCACATAGATTTTATAGATGTCTACATTCAAACagagaaaagaataaaaagaatagaaaaatatttaaatgtcGTTGAAACAAATTATGTAGAAAAGAGAAACAACATATTGGGAACAAATGAAGACGTTCCAATGAAAAGCAAATCTGGAGATTTTACTGAAAAACAGTACAAAAAcgataataaagaaaacagTGCAAAAAAGGAAGGCTGTccgttttattatatagacCAAACCAACTTACAAGTTGGAGGGGAGGAAattggaataaaaaatatggaaaaaattagTGAAGCGAAGGAAGTAGAGAATAAAGAGCATGTTTATAATATGTCAAAATTGATAAATTGtacagaaaaagaaaaaggaattaCTTCTTCTACCTCAAAAAAGATACGGGTAAAAGTGAAAAGAAACAATAACTTTAGGAATTCCTATTTAAgggaaaattattttagaaaTGACTGTAAACCCTTGCTCGTTGTGAAGCTGTCTAAATACTTCTTGTGCTATACAGCAAATATGGgcataaaacataaaagaaattctgataatttgttatataacttaaaaaaatatgctgcGCATTATATTCCTTCttctgataaaaaaaatagatacaTTAAAAAGTACTTTCGTTACTTTTCCTATAAAAAAGGTTTATTTCTATTTGAAAAGAATAAGTACCTTTATAGTATTTTATCTggcaataaaaaaagggactttatttctaaaaaatttgGAAACGCCTCAGAACTGGTTAACAATAGGCTTAGTTATGAACGTGTGCATAAATTAGATCAAaggaaaaacataaaaagcTTAAAATCTGTAAGTGATAATATCAATGCAAGAATTAATAATTGTTTCCTTCAGAACACGGAGTATGATAGGGATAATACAATGGAAAAACTTTCCCACTGTAATATTGAAAAGAACATTAACCATTTTCCTACCATGAACAAAGGTTACAACATTAGTTATATCAATAGCAATATAATTCGAAGAAGTGCATCTCCCATTGGTGAAAGAACAAGTGGTGATGATATCGCAAGTTTTAATGGAAAAGAAAGAGATAATAAAAGCGAAAATTTTATTGCTAACAATGAGAATGTCAATTTTGTATCTTCAAATATAAGCACAAACAAGAAAAGTTATATCGATTTATTATATAGCAAAATGAGTAGGAAAAACTGCACTTCAGGAGAGAGAATAAAGAAagaatttatgaaaaataaagaagctAACTCGAATATTCCAAATAATATAGacaaaaaaatggaatatactaaaaatgaaatttatgataataaaaatgatgataatattatggataaaagtttaaataatgtaaattctTATCTGAGTAGTTCGAAGTTACTAAAgggaaatattaaatatgaaaatttacatcgtaataataaagaaggaaaaacatTTGAGAATTCATGTGATTTAATAAAGTCATTAGatcttaaaaataatcatGTGGTGGcagataataatatatatcagacgaataataaatttagaGCTCAAGATCGTAAGGTAAATAATAACTTAGATATCTTACAAAATGACGCGAATTTTTCCCAACCATTTAAGAATGAATACTTCATAAATTCATCCAATTTGGCGCAgactaataaaaatagtaacagtaataataacgatAATAGCAACGATAATAGCAACGACAGTAGTaacgataataataattataatgataataataacgacaatagtaatgataataataatcataattattttaaattttctgataaaaatacaaacaaaTGCGACACGTCTAACAGTTTAAAACTACTAAAACAGTTAGACTATAAATATGCaagtagaaaaaataagtgtAAAAAGGGAAATGCAGGATTTAATGCAGCACGTAATGGAGAATATAATGCAGCACGTAATGGAGAATATAATGCAGCATGTAATGGAGAATATAATGCAGCATGTAATGGAGAATATAATGCAGCACGTAATGGAGAATATAATGCAGCACGTAATGGAGAATATAATGCAGCACGTAATGGAGAACATAATGAAGCACGCAATGGAGAAAGCATTACATCATTGAATGGCGAAGATAATGCAGCACAAAATGAATACTTCTTTATTCTTCATGAAAATAACTATAATACAATTAACCATGTTGATAGAAGCAAAAATAGATATGAATTAAATTGctcatatgaaaaaattgtcAATACTCTTTGTAATAGTGGATCGAGATTGCTACGAAGTAATAGTTATAATGATATGCACACAATACTTATGTCGAAATTCGACAAAAGTTTACAAGTGGATAAAGTAAAAGAagatatagaaataaaaaaaaatgcatcaAAATTATACATGGACAGTTTTAATGAAAAGTaccaacaaaaaaaaaatatatcaaggCGTTATTCAAGggatataaaaagaaatagaaatttATCTATTACATTCACCCAATTAGAGAACGAGGTGCGTGCTACAAATAAGGATGTAATTCCTCATCACATGAATAATGATGTAAATGAAACTAAACGTGAAAAATTTACCAAATTTGTTCACAAAAAATTCCATGCGAATGAGCTGACTAACATTTCAAAAGATAGTGCTGGGAAAAGGGGAAAATACgatataaacatatgcaaCAGCAGTCGTAGAAGCAGTAAAAATAACAgtcataataatagtagaaGTAGAAATAGCAGTAAGGAGGGTAGGAAAAATCAAAGTAACAATCCAGGGAGAAACAGAACTAAATTGAAGAAAAAGAGCACAAACGGGATATCTCCCTTTAATGGTGATAAGAACGAAAAAAGTGCATCTCCCTTTAATGGTGATAAGAACGAAAAAAGTGCATCTTTCTTTAATGGTggcaaaaatgaaaaaaatatatcatatttcaATGATGTCAAAAGCGAGGGAGACACagcaaaatatatgaatatatttggTAAAGACGTAAAGGAATATCCTTCAGATAAGAAATTCCAGGTCTATGGCGCacaaaatgaagtaaaagcGCAATGCATTCAAAGAAGCAAAAACAACATGGTACGAATAAAGGAAAAGACATTTCGTGATGAGAACTGTTCCCATTTAAagattaataataatgaattaacATCTCTTGACCTATTAAACTGTAATTATAAAGaactatataataattgtgtaaatttaaattttataaaaaatgaaaattataataataaccaAGGTGATCAGATTAGCACTTCAGACACTATAATTAATgaaggaaataataatttgcaTAATAATTCAGTTAAAAAGAGAAgcgaaaataatttttttatagaacAAAATGATAAACTAAAAAAGTGTGATTTAACaccaaaaaaatacataaattctATTAATTCCTTAAGcgaaattaagaaaaaaaatgattttaatGCTATAACTAATATAGtgaacaatgaaaaaaagatagaATGCATTATGTATAGACACACAAAAGAAACAATACCGAGGAATGGCATTGCGtattataatgataatgatgacGATGATGATAATAGTGTTGATAGTGATGGTGATAGTAACGATTGCTTTAACAATGAGAAACATGGGAAACTCCTCATAAACGAATTGGTCAAAAAAGAAACAGACTTCAATTTCTTGGAAAAGTGCTCCGAGAATAGTCGCACACATAACAGTGATAACGAAACAATAAATAAGtctaatgaaaatttatataatagtttCTACAACTCTAATAATAACTTATCACAAGGTTTTCATTTTATgcatgaaaattatataacaaatgaaaaggacaatttttatagatcacctaaaaatattattaataccaAAAAGCTAGATCAAATTATTGAGAAAATACGCAGATGGAATAAACGCAtagtaaataataacaattatgTACAGTGCATGTTTTGTGATAAATATCTATTTAAGTTAAAAAGCTATAAGGGTGATGAATATAGTTATGATGATGATAACTATGGTGATGATAGCTAtgtttatgatatttttaatacttcAGAAAACGATAATATgaagaaagaaatatatacatgtgccATTTgcaaacataaaataaaagtgttGAATAAATACAACTATCACAATATAACACCAAAAAATGATGTAGATATAAAAAGAGAATGTTTTGAAGATCAACTAGAAGAAAGTAAAGAACGtatatctaataataaagaggaaaaaataattaatttacaaAGTAACCAATTTGATGATTTATCTTACGTTAATTATTCTACGGATAATTTATTTACCAAGTCTAATTTTAAAGAAGAATCtataaatagtaatattttctttaaaaatataaagaataattctaaaaatgtaaataaatgttttcattataaaaatagcaGTGATCcttttaaaaacaatatttatgGTGACTTGGAGAATTGCGAACACTGTGATAATTTGGATAAtgtgaaatttttaatttcaaatagaaaattatgtAGTTTTGATAATTCAAGtattaaatcatttttatttgatttcaAAAATGCCTATACTAGTAACTACAGTGATGTCAGCAAAATATCAACCATGAGTAAAGGaagtatattaaatgaaaaggaagagAATAACCAAAAATTTCATAACATTCGTTATCCGTATTGTATTAAGGCGAACACTGGAACAAATTCAGATAATAGGAAGAAAAATTTTGCTTACTTCATTAATGCAactgaatttaaaaataagtctTGTAGCAATGAAAATGTTGCTTGCAATAGTAGCactaacttttttttaagaacaataaataaaaatttttcctaTGATATTAACATGTTAAGAGTTCGCAATATGAACAACattcccttttttataaaaaagaataataaaaattggaattcttataattattataaaactcCTACCCTAAATGATACTATTAATACATAtggaacaaatatattttatgataaaacTAATACTAACGAACagaacaaaattaatatagaaaaaatgggaaaaatgttttttcataATCATCCTTTAAACAAAGAAACAGGAAAAAAACAGACAAATGAATATCATCAAATTAGCACAACTAATATACGAACATGTGAACATACGTATGAAACAAATCCTCaaataaagaacaaaaatgaCAACATAGGAGATATTAAAAAGTTGAGTAAAAATAACCAAAAGGAAAATGTAAATGGTGTTATTAAAAGAAGCAATAATgtggaaaaaaggaaaaaaaggatacaGTTAGAAGAAgctaacaaaaaaaaattgcaagaAACAGAAAaggataaggaaaaaaaaataagaaaaaaaaatgattattttacAAACCCATCTATAAACCtttttgattatttaaatgatgaaGAGTAG